The genomic region GGAATAAGACAGAGCAGCAGAAAAAACACCAGGTTCACAAATGGGAAGAAGAAAAGTACTACCAGCTGAGAAGGCAGCCCCGCGCTCCGAAGCCGCCTGATCGTCATCGCCACGCCAACCCAGACAAAGGGAAGGGCGATCGCCACCATCGTCCCGAGAAAAGCAGCCTGGTTGCTTCGCAGATCGGTAATCCGTGCTACATCGCGCAGCGGCAGCCAGTAGCTGAACAGTCTCCAGCCCCGATGAAATCCATACGCGGCAACAAGACGATCGATATTGTGTTTGAGCGCGAAACCCAGAACGCCGACCAGAGCGTAGGTTCCCCGATCTACCGTTCCGTTGAGCCGCCACAGTTCGCTGAATCGAATCTTCATCTTGTCATCCTCACTTAGCCGAAGGTTTCGTGACGCCTTCGATCAAGCCCTTTAATTTTCCGCGCAAGCGCGCGAATCCGCGCAGAGTCATAATCGGCATATGCACAAACTCCTCAAACAGGCTTGAAGTACTCGTGAGAAACTCCAGCATCTCCTGCAGGCGCGCCCGCGTGTAGGCGCTGCCGGCTCCGGCTCTTTTCAGTTCACTGACACAGTCCTGGAGTACGCGCAGGGTGGGGTCAATCTCCCGCCGCTTGCGCTCTTCAGCAACGATGCGGAAGATCTCCCAAACATCCTTTACGGACTCGAAATGATCTCTGCGATCGCCGAGCACATGTGCGAGACGCACGATTCTCCAGCCCTGCAATTCACGCAAACTGGTACTCACATTCGATCGAGCGACCTCCAGGGTGTTTGCGATTTCTTCAGCATGCAAAGGCTTGGGAGAAAGAAACAGCAGGGCATGAACCTGGGCCACGGTGCGATTGATACCCCAACGCGTTCCCATTTCGCCCCAGTGCAGGACAAATCTTTGTTCGATGGGAGATAAGGGCATTGTCTTATATTACGGTTTATTCTGTAATGACAGAAATTACTGTGAGTAGAGGCGCTTTGTCAAGCGGGCAGTCATAGATAAAGGACGGGGCACCCGTGCGACTCGGATTGAGTTCCTCCGAATCGCCTATAAAGGAGGGTTTTGCCTGGAGTGGTGTTCCAAAACGAGAGCAGCGGCTGGAAGAGTGCCCATCCTGGAGCTTATACCGAGGCATCTTAAATACTAACTCCCCTGAATACCAAGGACTGGAGAGTGATTTATGGATCAGGAAAAGAAACCCAATCAGTCTGAGCGCGTAGAGCGCGAAGGCGCCGAGGGACAACAAGGTAAGAAACAAGAGGAACAGCGACAGCCCGGTCAGAGCGGGCAGCAAGGGCAGCGTCAGCCCGGCCAAGAGGCCTGGCGGCAGCCCGGGCAAACGGGCGAAGAGAAGAAGCCCGAAAAACGCGAAGATGTAGCGTAGTACAGAACCTTCAAAGCTTGTCGAATAGGACCCCTCCACCTCAGAGGGGTTTATTTTGCGCGGGAATTAGCGGGAACCGGTGCTATGGAACGCGCAAGGCTGTAGACGGCTGCATAGCCCGTTCTCGCGCGGTGTTCGCGAGGGCGCGGTTAAAGGATGTGTGTTATTTCGGTCGTAGTTGTTTTTGTTTTCAGGAGTTCCAGTTCGTCGATGTTCGCGCACTCGGCGGAGCACGGTGCGACGCGCCTGTCGGGCACCCCGCTGAAAGTCGATGTCCTGACACGAACGCAAAAAGAAATTCACAGCATTTTTCCGCAGCCTGTAAAACCAACAACGACCATTCACGCGGTAGTGGCCAGGGGCTGTCTTTCCTTCGCGCCGACGATGATTAGCCACAACATGATAGCTAGCTCGCCGAGCATCACTGGGAAGACCCAATTTGACACTCTCTGCTCGTATTGCGGCCACAAGATGCCGGTGACGCTGGTTGCCAGATAGGCGAAGCAGTTGAGCATGAGCCAGACGCCAAGAATGCGGGGAATGAAGCGCGACTTGTACACCAGCAGACCGAAGGGGAACAGCCAGAGTCCCCAGAAGACTTCGTTGGCGAGGACTCCCTGGCCATGCATGCGGAGGAAGACCCTGACGAGCGCGTCGCGCTGTGGCTTGTCGAAGACGGAGAGGAAGTCTGCGCCGCGGGCGAGCAGCAGCGCAGCGGCGTCGTTGACGGTGTTGAAGAAATAGATAGGCGTGACCATCAGCGCGCCCAGGATGACCACCAGCCGGGCCAGTCCTTCGTCCACTCCCTTGAATAACCGGTAGAGTGCCAGCGTGAGAAAGATGGCCATGGTCGCGGTGAACAAATCGCTGAGCATGCCGAGGCGGAAAAGTGTCTCGTGGGCGGCGATGTTGTTGGCCGTGGCGCTCGCATTGCCGGCGACAAACAACTTGTTGGGAATGTAAATGAGGCGCAGGGGAGCAGTCAGAAGCGTGAGATACAGAAGCCCTGCGATCCGGGCGTTGCGTTTGAGCGGAGTCATGCATGCTCCTTTGCGGGTAAAAGATAGCATTTCAGCAGAGGCGGATGGCCCAGCTTTCTTGTTTCTGCTGCAGTATCGAATTTCCAGAAGTCGGAGTGGCGTTCTGATGCGTAAAACCAAAATGGGAATACTATGGCGCACCCGCCCCGCGCAGTTACTTCGTTCTCATCCGCTTTCCTGACCGGACCAGTCGTCGCTTGCTGGATATCCCACGCGGCTCGAGACGCTTAGCTTGGTATTTGCTCTGAACGAGCCCGCCTTTGTAAGACCGCGTCGCCACATGTCTCAAATGGATATCGTGGGGCAGCGGCCCAAACAACGGAATCCCCCGTCCGATCAGTACCGGAACGCGGGTCACGGTGATGCGGTCAACCAGCCCAGCCGCCAGGAACTGTTGGATAGTGATGCCTCCATCGACATAGGCATGTTTGAATCGGCGCTTTTCTAATTGCCTGACAATTTCCTGCGGCGTGCCTGACATTTGCTCGATTCTGGCTTTGATGGACGAAAGATCGAGTGGCTTGCTGCTCAGCACCACGATTTGCTTCTTGCCATAAAGTCCGAAGTGCCCAAGGTTGCGCACCACCTCGAAGGTTCTCCGGCCGAGTACAACCACGTCCACGGTGTTGAAGAACTGGGTGAACCCGTGTGGCCCAGCTCCAGGTGTGTCCAGAAAGTCGAATGTATCGTCGGGGCGCGCAAGGAACCCATCGACGCTCGTACCGCAAAATACTGAAACTCTCATGTGACCTTTCGAGGTGCTCAGGATCCGTGTGGCCAATGTCTGCCTGCAGATCAACAGCATGAACTTACTTTGCGGCGTAGCCAAGCACTAAGAGCTTACAAATCGTAAAGCGGGCGCTGGAGCACTCACGTGAATCACATCTGGGTGGACTCGAGTTCCACCAAGCATCGATTCGGCAAGGACGATACCTGGCTTATTCCGAGATAGGTTTTCGATGAGTGCCGCTCCTCGGGAGCTCGGGTCTATCTACTACATCTGCCCAGCATTTCATGCTGGGCTATCCTATTTCGGCCCTCCGGGCCTGGTGTGCGGACTTCCTCGTGCTCGATATGGGCCCGGACAGTCACCGCTTCGTAGCCTAGGGAGGATTGTGTAGGTTTGCGATGACTGCCGCTCCTCCGGAGCTCTGGTTTTTTTTCCTGACGCAGCATTTCGTCCTGGGCTATCCGTATTCGGCCCTCCGGCCTGATGTGCGAAGGCTCAGGATGAGAGTTCTTAGACACGCTCAGCAGGCATTCTGACGAGTGGCTGGAATAAGAAGGGAAGGGAATAGGCTCCAGCCGCGCGCTGGGCTTTCGTTCTGTCCGGAGCGGCCATCGCTCAGCACCGAACCTGCCTCAGCACCGAACTTAGTTCGGTGCTACCACGAGTCAAGATTGCGAGTCAACGAGAAATTTCATTTTGGAACTCGCGCGGCTGCCGGAGAGTGCTCGTCGCAAGCACCTGACGCTGGCACGAGCAACGGATGCGAATTTCACAATTCACTGCTTATTCACTGTTATTCACTGTTCTTTGTGGCGGAGAAAAACTCGAATTTCCGTAATCCCTGACGCAGCAGGCGGTTGCGCGGAATTGTCCGTTGCTCGCCCACCTTCTTAGAAAAAATTCGCTGTTAAATTCGCTGATAAATTCGCTGTTCCGCACACAGCAGTGAATTCGGCCAGTTTCATGCTGAATCCGTTGCTCTACCTGGGAATGATATCTGCGATCTAACGCTATGGCTGGCTAAGACTCGCGCAAGAGAAATGGCGGCCAGGGACGGAATCGAACCGCCCACGCCAGCCACTCACTATTTTGGAATTGAGGAGCTTTTCATCTGTTGCCCCTCATCCTTCAGAACAGGCAAGCGCGTCAAAACGAAAGAGCACCGCTTGAGTAGATTCGGTAAAGGATCATCTCGCTACATACAACCGCAGCATGAGTTCAGTTCTCTATTTAGCTGGATTGCCATAGGTTGGCAATATGCGACGAGAAATGACTGCTCTGATCTGTCTGGGTTTCCCGATTTTTTATGTGTTTTGGATCGTTTTTTCGGGAACGTTCGCGGTACACGAACTGATGATTGGGGCGGTGGGAGCACTGCTTGCGACGAGTGGAATGCTGGTAATCGGTGTTCAATATCCGGCCCTATTTTCGCCGAGCGCCTGCAACCTGATTGCGATCTGGAGGATCCCCTGGTACGTGCTGAGCGGCACCTGGGAAATTGCCGTGGTCGCGGCTAAGGATCTGCTCGGCATCAAGTCTGCTCGTTCTCTCTTCCGCGTGGCATCGTTTCATGCGGGAGAGAAAAAAGATCCTCGCGCTACCGCCCGTCGCGTACTGGCCGTCGCCTACACCACCATCGCTCCCAATTTCATTGTTTTGGGGATCAATACCAGCGACCGGAGAATGCTGTTTCATCAGATCGAGCGCAGTACAGTACCGAAAATGAGCCAAGGCTTGGGGGCTGAGCAATGAAAAGTTGGGAACTCGCGGCCCAAGCGATGATGTTTGTCCTCATACCGTTGGCTTGGATATCGGCAAAAGGTGATCCGCGGCAGCGTCTCGTCTCCTTCTACATGGCCGATGTGGTGATCACATTATTAATGATGCTG from Acidobacteriota bacterium harbors:
- a CDS encoding ArsR family transcriptional regulator produces the protein MPLSPIEQRFVLHWGEMGTRWGINRTVAQVHALLFLSPKPLHAEEIANTLEVARSNVSTSLRELQGWRIVRLAHVLGDRRDHFESVKDVWEIFRIVAEERKRREIDPTLRVLQDCVSELKRAGAGSAYTRARLQEMLEFLTSTSSLFEEFVHMPIMTLRGFARLRGKLKGLIEGVTKPSAK
- a CDS encoding DUF4386 domain-containing protein, translated to MTPLKRNARIAGLLYLTLLTAPLRLIYIPNKLFVAGNASATANNIAAHETLFRLGMLSDLFTATMAIFLTLALYRLFKGVDEGLARLVVILGALMVTPIYFFNTVNDAAALLLARGADFLSVFDKPQRDALVRVFLRMHGQGVLANEVFWGLWLFPFGLLVYKSRFIPRILGVWLMLNCFAYLATSVTGILWPQYEQRVSNWVFPVMLGELAIMLWLIIVGAKERQPLATTA
- a CDS encoding deaminase; the encoded protein is MRVSVFCGTSVDGFLARPDDTFDFLDTPGAGPHGFTQFFNTVDVVVLGRRTFEVVRNLGHFGLYGKKQIVVLSSKPLDLSSIKARIEQMSGTPQEIVRQLEKRRFKHAYVDGGITIQQFLAAGLVDRITVTRVPVLIGRGIPLFGPLPHDIHLRHVATRSYKGGLVQSKYQAKRLEPRGISSKRRLVRSGKRMRTK